In Desulfobacter hydrogenophilus, the genomic stretch GAATCGGATACTCATATATGTAACTCGATCATTGAGTGTAAGGAAAATTAAAATGAACATAGATAACCACCCCTGTTTTAATAAAAAATCCTGCAAGGATTTCGGTCGTGTCCACCTCCCGGTTGCACCGGCCTGTAATATCCAGTGCAATTTCTGCAACAGAAAGTTTGACTGTGTCAATGAAAGCCGCCCCGGGGTGACCTCCTCCATTTTGAGCCCGGACCAGGCCATGGCCTACCTGGCAGATGTGGTTGAGGCCAAACCCAACACCTCTGTGGTGGGCATTGCAGGCCCGGGTGATCCCTTTGCCAACGGCGACAAAACCATGGAAACCTTGACCCGGGTGCGTGCCACTTATCCGGAAATGCTCTTGTGCGTGGCCACCAACGGCATGAACATCCATCCTTATCTGGATGAACTCAAAGCCATCAATACCACCCATGTAAGCATCACCATTAATGCGGTGGACCCAGACATCGGCGCCAAGATTTATTCATGGGTCAGGGACGGCAAACGGTCCGTGGGCCCGGCCCAGGGCGCAGAACTGCTTTTAGAACGCCAGCTTGCCGCCGTCAAAGGCCTTAAAGAACGCAATATTATGGTTAAGGTCAACTCCATTCTTTTGCCCGGCATCAATGAAGACCATATGGTAGACGTGGCAGAAAAAATGGGTGAAATGGGTGTGGATATCTTCAACTGCATGCCTTATTTTCCCACCAAGGGCGCAAATTTTGAGGACATGGAAGAACCGGGTAAAGATCTGGTCAATACAATTAGAAAAGCAGCCAAGGTCTTTGTCCCCCAGATGACCCATTGCAAACGCTGCCGGGCCGATGCCGTGGGCCTGCTGGACGATCCCCTGAATCAGAAACTCATGGATCGACTGACCTACCACGCCACGGCACCCATCCCTTTATCCAGTGCACCCAAGTATTGCCACGAAGCGCCCGTTGAGGAAGATGTCTATGCGTTCAACTCTTTCGTCCCACGGCCCTATGTGGCCCTGGCCACCCGGGAAGGTGCGTTGATTAATCAGCACCTGGGTGAGGCCACACAGTTACACGTCTATGACTTAAATCAGGAAACCCCGACACTTGTGGAAACAAGGAACTTGCCTAAAACCGGCGGCGGGGATCTCAGATGGCAGAATCTGGCCCGGACCATTAAAGATTGCCACACCATTCTTGTGTCCGGCGTCGGGGAAACCCCTAAAAAAATTCTGGGCACCATGGGATTTACCATCCATGAGGTCAACGGCATGATTGATCTTGTCCTCATGGCTTTGAAAAAAGGGGAGTCGTTAAAGCATTTGGTTGTCCGGGCACAGACTTCCTGCGGGGAGTGCCGGGGAACCGGCACCGGTTGTATGTAGCTTATGTTTGATCCAAACCCCATTTAAGCGACACTAATTAACAGAATAAAATTTTGAAGGATAAAAAAATGAATAAACCTGCAAAACACATCCTCGTATGCTCAAGTTTTCGTCCCAGTGGAGAACCCAAAGGCAAATGCCACAGAAAAGGGTCCGGGGATTTCATGGCCTATATTGAAAATGAAGTGATTGACAGGGGCCTTGAAGAGGTACTGATCTCTTCCACCTGCTGTCTGAAACAGTGTGATGACGGCCCTGTCATGGTAATTTATCCGGATAATATCTGGTATGGGCACGTGGAGAACGAAGAGGCCATTGACGCTATTTTAGATGCCATGGAAGACGGCGAGATTGCAGAGGACTACGTACTGTAATGAAAACCCATGATGTGCGGGTCTGGATGGTAGACACCACCCTTCGGGACGGGGAACAGGCCCCGGGTGTCTTTTTCAGGCCCCTGGAAAAACTGACCATTGCACGTCAGCTTGCCGAATGCGGGGTTGACGAGATTGAAGTGGGCATCCCTGCCATGGGCGAGTTTGCATGCCGGGAAATTAAAGCCATTGCCCAGCTGAACCTGTCCAGCATGCTCACCTGCTGGTGCAGGGCGGTCAAAAAAGATATTGAACTGGCCGTGGGCTGCAACACCCCCGGGGTGCATATCAGTTTTCCCACGTCATCCATTCTGCTCAAGACCTTTGAAAAAAATGAGAATTGGGTGCTTGAGACCCTGGATGACACCGTTCGGTTCGCAAGACACTATTTTGACCAGGTATCCGTGGGCGCCCAGGATGCCACCCGCACAGACATGGATTTTCTTTTACGGTTCTGCCAGGCAGCCATCGGATTAGGTGTTCACCGGGTGCGGCTTGCCGATACCGTGGGCATGATCACCCCGTCCGCACTCATGGATATGGTGGAAACCCTTTTAATCCGGCTGCCCGGGCTGGCCCTTGAATTTCACGGACACAACGATCTTGGCATGGCCACGGCCAATGCCGTGTCTGCCGTGGATGCCGGCGCCAAGGCCATCAGTGTCACGGTGAACGGACTTGGGGAGCGGGCAGGCAATGCCCGCCTTGAAGAAGCGGCCATGGCCCTGTTCGGTATTGGTGCCAAAAAAAGTAATATGCGCCTGTCAGGGCTTACCCGGCTAT encodes the following:
- a CDS encoding (2Fe-2S) ferredoxin domain-containing protein; its protein translation is MNKPAKHILVCSSFRPSGEPKGKCHRKGSGDFMAYIENEVIDRGLEEVLISSTCCLKQCDDGPVMVIYPDNIWYGHVENEEAIDAILDAMEDGEIAEDYVL
- a CDS encoding LeuA family protein, whose translation is MKTHDVRVWMVDTTLRDGEQAPGVFFRPLEKLTIARQLAECGVDEIEVGIPAMGEFACREIKAIAQLNLSSMLTCWCRAVKKDIELAVGCNTPGVHISFPTSSILLKTFEKNENWVLETLDDTVRFARHYFDQVSVGAQDATRTDMDFLLRFCQAAIGLGVHRVRLADTVGMITPSALMDMVETLLIRLPGLALEFHGHNDLGMATANAVSAVDAGAKAISVTVNGLGERAGNARLEEAAMALFGIGAKKSNMRLSGLTRLCNTVARFSGQQIHAAKPIVGSRIFSHESGIHCAGLLKDTRSYELYDPKQVGRSNPRQMVLGVHSGSAAIKYALAHRNINIDADAAQRLLPQVRAAAAAGNKPVTPELLESIYRRTLCIGH
- the nifB gene encoding nitrogenase cofactor biosynthesis protein NifB, encoding MNIDNHPCFNKKSCKDFGRVHLPVAPACNIQCNFCNRKFDCVNESRPGVTSSILSPDQAMAYLADVVEAKPNTSVVGIAGPGDPFANGDKTMETLTRVRATYPEMLLCVATNGMNIHPYLDELKAINTTHVSITINAVDPDIGAKIYSWVRDGKRSVGPAQGAELLLERQLAAVKGLKERNIMVKVNSILLPGINEDHMVDVAEKMGEMGVDIFNCMPYFPTKGANFEDMEEPGKDLVNTIRKAAKVFVPQMTHCKRCRADAVGLLDDPLNQKLMDRLTYHATAPIPLSSAPKYCHEAPVEEDVYAFNSFVPRPYVALATREGALINQHLGEATQLHVYDLNQETPTLVETRNLPKTGGGDLRWQNLARTIKDCHTILVSGVGETPKKILGTMGFTIHEVNGMIDLVLMALKKGESLKHLVVRAQTSCGECRGTGTGCM